The DNA sequence CGCTCAACAATGGAATTTATTGCTAGAAAAGCAAAGTTTTTTATCTCTAATTTTGTGCGATGTAGATCATTTTAAACTTTATAACGATACTTACGGACATCAAGCGGGAGACGCTTGTCTTCAACAAGTTGCGCGTGCCATCAGTTCCGTAATACAGCGCCCGGCAGATTTAGTTGCGCGTTATGGAGGAGAGGAGTTTGCAGTCATTTTGCCTAATACGCTCTTAAAAGAAGCTTGGGAAATTGCCGAACAAATTCGCTTACAAGTAAAAGATTTAAGCATCTTTCATTCCCAATCACCCGATCGATGCGTCACGCTCAGTTTAGGAGTAGCGGCAGTTATTCCTCATTCCAATTCTAGTTTAACAGCATTAATTGCCGCAGCCGATACTGCACTTTATCAAGCTAAAAAATCCGGACGAAATCGTACTAGCTTACTCGACGGTTGAACCTAATCCGCCCCGCATTCCTCCTCCAAATTTTTAATTTGGGGGAGGTTAGGGGCGAAGCATTAGGGCAACAATTTATTGCTGAAACCCTAGATTTTCTGCTCCGTTTGCTTCGCCCCTACAGAGTACAAATTTGCTTAACCGAGCAGTATTGAGAGTCGATTAAGGCATTCTTAATTGCTGAAAGCCTTGATTCTAGACCCTTCTTCCCCTAGTCTCTAGCTATACTTTTACTTTTCATCGCAGGGAGCAAGGGGAAACATTTTTGACACTCAAGCAAGTGAATTTGTACAATCCTGAATTTTTACTCCAGAATCGGAAAGTTTTAATAAACTAAACCATCAAGGTTTAACTACAAATTTGGAATTAACTTTTTGTACTTTTCCCTGTTTTGCTAAAGCTTGATGAACCAAAGCTGCTACTTCAGCACGAGTAGCTTTTTGGTTAGGCTTTAACATTTGGGGATTGGGATGATTGACTATTAACTCTGCCTGAGTAGCTGCGGCAACAGCTTTTTTAGCATAGGCAGGAATTTGAGCGGCATCCTTATATTTATTTTTTAAAATTTTATCCGGATTAACCGGTGTTTTTAAATTCAATCCATTGGCTAAAGCTACGATCGCTTGCACTCTAGGTATAGATTGTTTTGGCCTAAAAATATTACCTGGATAACCTTCTAAAAATCCGCTTCCGCTTGCCTTGCTAATTGCTGGAGTTGCCCAAAAATTAGTAGGAATGTCCTTAAATTTTTCGTTATTTTTACTATTTTTTGGATTAAAAGCTGATGCCAGCATGACGGCAAATTCAGAACGAGTTAATGGTTGATTCGGTTTGAAATAACCACCCGGTAAACCATTGACAATATCCTGTTTTTGAAGAGAGATGATGAAAGGATGCGCCCAGTATTTGTGAGAAACATCTTGAAATCCAACTGGTTCAACAGCCTTTTTTCGTGGGGGCGCTACGGGTATGGGTACTGGTGCAACTTTTGGTTGGGTGCGGATCGCTGATTGTCTGGGTACGATCGATCGCTCTACTGTCTGAGTGGGTGCGATCGCATTTGATTTTACAGGAGAAGGAACTTCTCTGGTCGGCGTTACTAGTTTAGGCTCTTCCCTTGTCGGTGCAACGAGCGCAGGTGTTTGAAAATTT is a window from the Leptolyngbyaceae cyanobacterium genome containing:
- a CDS encoding S-layer homology domain-containing protein; protein product: MTNSPTPDRQSSDKSPLGFDEFIGILVAFSTIGTIFFWVTSRKPEVFNFKNFQTPALVAPTREEPKLVTPTREVPSPVKSNAIAPTQTVERSIVPRQSAIRTQPKVAPVPIPVAPPRKKAVEPVGFQDVSHKYWAHPFIISLQKQDIVNGLPGGYFKPNQPLTRSEFAVMLASAFNPKNSKNNEKFKDIPTNFWATPAISKASGSGFLEGYPGNIFRPKQSIPRVQAIVALANGLNLKTPVNPDKILKNKYKDAAQIPAYAKKAVAAATQAELIVNHPNPQMLKPNQKATRAEVAALVHQALAKQGKVQKVNSKFVVKP